Part of the Gramella sp. Hel_I_59 genome, AAAATTCAAGGTATAACTTCCACGAACATCCTCTTCAATTTCATCATCTACCTCACGATCACTACGATAATATAAAGTGATCTTAGCATCCTGATTATTCAGATTAAAGAAGATCTGTGATCCTTCAGTTCCATTCTCTTCAGCCTTAATATATATATTTCTGAAGTAGTTTTTGAAATCAGTATTTGATGATAATTCCGAAGAACCTTCCTTGTCAAGAATCTTCGTTTCGAAATAATCCGTAGGAAGTTTTATCCTGAAAGATGGTGTATTTGCGATAGTATCGGTTCCATCTTCACCAACTTCGTAAGAGTCGAAAGCTAAAGCCGAAGGCTCGAAATTTTCTTCTACATAGATTGCTGGCCCTACAATATTCTGCTCGAATAGTTGTTTTTGATCTGAATAATATCTCTGAGCCGATTCAAAACCAGCATCAGGATCGAGGTCATTCAGTAAAAAGTTCGTCTCAAAAATAGATAATTTGAAAGAACCATTTCCATAAATGGAATCCAGGTCATATGTTACCTCATCATCATCTGAAGTGGCTGCTTCCGAAGAATAATAAGGAATTTTAAGCACCACACTATCAAGTTCTACATTGTCGCCAAAATCCGGATCCAAAGTAGATAATCTTAACTCACTAACTATACTAGCGACAGATTTACCGTACAGATCGTGATTGGTGACGCCCAGAAAGAAATTGGACGAGTTATTGGTTTGTACTGAATTAAGCTTTTTGGTGTAGGCATTCACATTGAACTCCCGAACTTCGACATTCGAAGGATTGGTTATGATCTCTCCTCCTATTTCTGAAAAGTCTTCGTCACACCCTACAAAAGCGGAAATAACAGCCATAAAGACTGTTATTCTGTATAAATTATTTAATCTCATTTAAAATTTTTCTTACGATTCTGACAATACTTTAGTGTCATAAAATTCTTGATACGCGTGAGAGAAATTTTCTTTTTCGGTATAAGGAAGAACCGGTTTATTGAGCTTCTTAATGTAATCCTGCAACTCTTCAGGCACATCATCACCACCCATTACTACAGCATCTGAATTATCTACTGCCGTCTTCAAAATATTTACGAAGTTTGGAGTTTTTAGATGCTTTACGTTTGCATTTTCAAAACCATCAAACAAAATTTTCTCACGTAGTTCTTCATCTAACGTTCCATCGAAACTTTGATTGTAAACGGAGGTCACAATTTTTGCATCACGGAATAATGGTTCATTCCCGTAATAGTTTCTAAGGTAAAGTGGTAATAGAGAAGATAGCCATCCATGAACATGAATGATGTCTGGAGACCAGTTCAGTTTTTTCACTGTTTCGATCACCCCTTTTGCAAAGAAAATTGCTCTTTCGTCATTATCAGAAAAGAGATTTCCATCTTCATCTGTTAAGGTTGCTTTCCTTTTAAAATAATCTTCATTATCAATAAAGTAAACCTGCATTCTTTCCTTTGGAATGGAAGCCACTTTAATGATTAGAGGCATATCCAGATCATTGATTACCAGGTTCATCCCGGATAATCGAATCACTTCATGTAATTGATGCCTTCTTTCATTGATATTTCCGAATCTTGGCATAAAGATCCTTATCTGTCCGCCAAGGTTATTAACCATTTTTGCAGCTTCAAAGGAAGTAGATGAGATATCGGTTTCAGGTAAGTACGGTATAACTTCAGACGAGACGTATAACACTCTCTTATCTTTCATATATTCTTTGCTTTAGTTACGTTTCCGAATAAAAAACACGCAAAATTACAAAATTTTATGCAGATTGCCACAGATATATTAAGTTTGCACGCTGTTAATTTTAAAATAAAATGCAGGTTTTTAGGGAGAAAGGACGTTTACTTGAGGCTATTCGCGAGAAGAAATCTGAAGAAAAGAGCATCGGACTGGTGCCAACCATGGGTGCTTTACACGAAGGTCATCTATCCCTGGTTCAATTCGCTACGCAACAAACAGACCAGGTTGTTGTGTCCATTTTTGTAAATCCAACTCAATTTGACGATCCGGAAGATCTGGAAAAATATCCCAGAAATCTCGATCAGGATATCGCATTATTAAAGACAAAATTCCAAAATCTATGGATTTTCAGTCCTAATGCGACTGAACTTTATGATGGTAAGATTGTTTCCCAGCAATTTGATTTTGGTGGTTTGGAGAACGTCATGGAAGGAAAATTTAGAAATGGACATTTTAATGGTGTTGGTACCGTGGTGAAAAAATTGTTCGAAGCTACTGAACCTGACAAGGCTTTTTTCGGTGAGAAGGATTTCCAGCAATTACAGATTATTCGCAAACTTACAGATCTTACAAAATTACCGGTAGAAATCATTGGCTGCCCTATTTTAAGAGAGGATAGTGGACTTGCAAGGTCGTCAAGAAATGAACGTCTAACTGATGCAAACAGGCAGAAAGCAGCTTTTATTTACAAAACGCTACAAACTGCCAGTGAGCTATTTGGCACAAAAAGTGCTAAAGAAGTGACAGACTGGGTTGAGACGGCATTTCAAGATCAGGATGTTCTGGAACTGGAATATTTTATGATTGCTGAAGCTAATAGTCTTCAAAAAATTGAAATCAAAGATAAAGAAAAACAATACAGGGCGTTCATCGCAGTATATGCAGACGATATTCGTCTCATCGATAACATCGCTCTGAACAATTAATTCATGATGCAGATTCACGTAGTAAAATCCAAAATTCACAGAGTTAAAGTAACCGGTGCAGATCTAAATTATATTGGTAGTATCACTATCGATGAAGATTTGATGGAAGCGGCGAATATTATCGAAGGTGAAAAGGTGCAGATCGTTAATAATAACAACGGTGAACGTCTTGAAACCTACGTAATTCCAGGCCCTAGAAATTCAGGAGAGATTACTTTAAACGGCGCAGCGGCTAGAAAAGTTGCTAAGGATGATATTTTAATTATTATCGCTTACGGAATTATGGAAATAGAAGAAGCTAAAAACTTTAAACCATCATTGGTATTTCCTGATGAAGAAACCAATCTTTTGAAATAGTTCGTTGAGCAAAAAATTCAAAAAGTTTTTAAAAATTAGTATCCCCTTATTTCTGGGGATTTTTTTGGTATGGTATTCATTACAAAGTTCAACTGCTCAAGAACGTGAGAGCTTATGGCAGAGTATCGTTGATGCCAACAAATTCTGGATAGCGGTTTCTTTTGTTCTGGGAACTCTTTCGCATCTTTCCAGGGCTTATCGTTGGAAATTTATGCTGGAACCAATGGGTTACAACACCAAGTTTCCAAACCGATTCATGGCAGTTATGGTCGCCTATCTTGCCAACTTCGGAATTCCAAGATCTGGTGAAGTTTTGCGCGCTGCCACGTTAACTACCTATGAAAAGGTTCCTTTCGAAAAAGGTTTTGGAACTATCATTTCTGAAAGAGTTGCTGATCTGCTTATCCTAATGCTCATTATTGGGGTTGCGCTTATTTTACAAACCGACGATCTTCTGGGCTACCTGCATGACCAGAACATTAAACCCATGAATACCCTACTAATATTTCTGGGATTGGTAGGACTTGGGGTTTTAGGCCTTACAGTTATTAAAAGATCAAACTGGGGACCTTTTAAGAAAATAAAAAAGCTCGCAAAAGGCTTACTGGAAGGGATGCGAAGTATCCTGAACATGCGCCAGAAATGGGCTTTTATAGCACATACCATTTTTATATGGTCAATGTATCTATGCATGTTCTTCGTAATAAAACTAAGCGTTCCTGAAACTGCAGATGCTACACCAGGCACCATTCTGGCTGCATTCGTTGTGGGAAGTTTCGCTGTTTCAGCAACTAATGGAGGCATAGGCGTTTATCCCTTAGCCGTAGGGGGAATCCTGATGTTCTTTGGTATCGAATCACATGCTGCTGAAGCGCTTGGCTGGATCTCCTGGGCAACTCAAACCGCTGTGGTTCTGTTATTTGGCGGACTATCATTTATCCTGTTACCGCTTTTTAATAACAGGAAATAATACTTACCTTTCCTGTCCGAATCAATACTACACCTATGAAATGTTTATTAACCCTGCTATTGGCACTCATTCTGCCTTTAGTAAGCTGGTCGCAGATCCTGCATGAGACCGTCAACTCTCAAAAGCTAGGAGAGAAAAGAGAAATCAAAATCCAACTTCCCAGAAATTACGAACAGAATTCAGAAAAGAGGTACCCGGTAGTGGTCGTTCTGGATGGAGACTACCTATTCGAACCCGTAGCTGGTATGGTAGATTATTATTCCTACTGGAAAGACATTCCTGAGATGATTGTTGTTGGAATCAACCAAGATGGAATTCGTATGGAAGATACATCCTACGGAGAAAATTCTCTTCCTGCAGATAAAGGCGCTAAGTTTTTTGAATTTATTGGCATGGAACTACTCGCCAGCCTCGATCAAAAGTACAGAACGGCAAATTTCCGAATGATCGTAGGGCATGATTTTACGGCTAATTTTATCAATTATTATCTCCTTAAACAGGAGCCTATTTTTAAAGGCTATATTAATCTTAGTCCAGATCTAGCTCCAGAAGTAGCAAACTGGGTTACAGATGCTTTAGAAACTTCAGAATCCAAAAAATGGTTCTATCTGGCTACATCTAACGAGGATATACCTGCACTAAAATCTGGCATTGCGAATTTTGACAATCAACTTAAAAATATCAACAACAAGCTGGTTTCTTATAAATTCGAAGAATTTACCGGGGAATCTCACTACTCGCTAGTAGGCAAGGCCATACCTTCGGCAATCTCAAGCATGTTTGAGATCTACCGCCCTATATCAACCAAAGATTATAATGAGATACTTCTGCAAACTTCTATTTCTCCTACCCAATATCTTACCGAGAAATATGAATCGATCGAAGAGCTTTATGGTCTTAAAAGACAAATAAGTATCAACGATTTTATGGCTGTTCATAACGCTATTGAAAAAACACGAAACTGGGAAGCCTATAAGGATCTTTATAAACTTGCTTTTGATCATTATCCGGGAACCATGTTAGGAACATTCTTCGAAGCCCGACATGAAGAAGAAACCGGCAATCCCAAAAAGGCAATGCGTATGTATCAAAATGCCTACGGACAAAAAAGTATCGCATTTCTTGATGCAGATTATATGCTGGAGAAGGCAGATGCAATCAAAAAAGATTTCGGTTATTAGCAGAATATAATTTAGGAAATGGCGAAGGTAAAGACAACATTCTATTGTCAGAAATGTGGTGCACAATACGCAAAATGGCAGGGGAAATGCAACAGTTGCGGCGACTGGAATACGATAGTTGAAGAACTTGTCGCAAAACCTGAAAAAAAAGATTGGAAAACAAGTGCCAGTAAGGAAGCTAAAAAATTAGCTAGGCCTTTACTTATTGCTGAAATTGAAACGACACCACACGATCGCCTTAATACTGGTAACAATGAATTAAATCGTGTACTTGGAGGTGGTCTCGTCCCGGGGTCGCTTACTTTGCTTGGTGGTGAACCGGGAATTGGAAAAAGTACGCTACTACTTCAGATAAGTCTGCAGTTAAAATACAAGGTTTTATACGTTTCCGGAGAGGAAAGTCAGCAGCAGATCAAGATGCGAGCTGAACGTATCGA contains:
- the panC gene encoding pantoate--beta-alanine ligase: MQVFREKGRLLEAIREKKSEEKSIGLVPTMGALHEGHLSLVQFATQQTDQVVVSIFVNPTQFDDPEDLEKYPRNLDQDIALLKTKFQNLWIFSPNATELYDGKIVSQQFDFGGLENVMEGKFRNGHFNGVGTVVKKLFEATEPDKAFFGEKDFQQLQIIRKLTDLTKLPVEIIGCPILREDSGLARSSRNERLTDANRQKAAFIYKTLQTASELFGTKSAKEVTDWVETAFQDQDVLELEYFMIAEANSLQKIEIKDKEKQYRAFIAVYADDIRLIDNIALNN
- the panD gene encoding aspartate 1-decarboxylase yields the protein MQIHVVKSKIHRVKVTGADLNYIGSITIDEDLMEAANIIEGEKVQIVNNNNGERLETYVIPGPRNSGEITLNGAAARKVAKDDILIIIAYGIMEIEEAKNFKPSLVFPDEETNLLK
- a CDS encoding glycogen/starch synthase → MKDKRVLYVSSEVIPYLPETDISSTSFEAAKMVNNLGGQIRIFMPRFGNINERRHQLHEVIRLSGMNLVINDLDMPLIIKVASIPKERMQVYFIDNEDYFKRKATLTDEDGNLFSDNDERAIFFAKGVIETVKKLNWSPDIIHVHGWLSSLLPLYLRNYYGNEPLFRDAKIVTSVYNQSFDGTLDEELREKILFDGFENANVKHLKTPNFVNILKTAVDNSDAVVMGGDDVPEELQDYIKKLNKPVLPYTEKENFSHAYQEFYDTKVLSES
- a CDS encoding lysylphosphatidylglycerol synthase transmembrane domain-containing protein yields the protein MSKKFKKFLKISIPLFLGIFLVWYSLQSSTAQERESLWQSIVDANKFWIAVSFVLGTLSHLSRAYRWKFMLEPMGYNTKFPNRFMAVMVAYLANFGIPRSGEVLRAATLTTYEKVPFEKGFGTIISERVADLLILMLIIGVALILQTDDLLGYLHDQNIKPMNTLLIFLGLVGLGVLGLTVIKRSNWGPFKKIKKLAKGLLEGMRSILNMRQKWAFIAHTIFIWSMYLCMFFVIKLSVPETADATPGTILAAFVVGSFAVSATNGGIGVYPLAVGGILMFFGIESHAAEALGWISWATQTAVVLLFGGLSFILLPLFNNRK
- a CDS encoding alpha/beta hydrolase-fold protein; the protein is MKCLLTLLLALILPLVSWSQILHETVNSQKLGEKREIKIQLPRNYEQNSEKRYPVVVVLDGDYLFEPVAGMVDYYSYWKDIPEMIVVGINQDGIRMEDTSYGENSLPADKGAKFFEFIGMELLASLDQKYRTANFRMIVGHDFTANFINYYLLKQEPIFKGYINLSPDLAPEVANWVTDALETSESKKWFYLATSNEDIPALKSGIANFDNQLKNINNKLVSYKFEEFTGESHYSLVGKAIPSAISSMFEIYRPISTKDYNEILLQTSISPTQYLTEKYESIEELYGLKRQISINDFMAVHNAIEKTRNWEAYKDLYKLAFDHYPGTMLGTFFEARHEEETGNPKKAMRMYQNAYGQKSIAFLDADYMLEKADAIKKDFGY
- a CDS encoding DUF4270 domain-containing protein → MAVISAFVGCDEDFSEIGGEIITNPSNVEVREFNVNAYTKKLNSVQTNNSSNFFLGVTNHDLYGKSVASIVSELRLSTLDPDFGDNVELDSVVLKIPYYSSEAATSDDDEVTYDLDSIYGNGSFKLSIFETNFLLNDLDPDAGFESAQRYYSDQKQLFEQNIVGPAIYVEENFEPSALAFDSYEVGEDGTDTIANTPSFRIKLPTDYFETKILDKEGSSELSSNTDFKNYFRNIYIKAEENGTEGSQIFFNLNNQDAKITLYYRSDREVDDEIEEDVRGSYTLNFASGNRVNLLEGAYPSDVLQEIESQSSETGAENLYIKGQQGSMAIIELFPDTLVLQDLRSEDLLINEATLEFFVNRDVYGGENPDRLYLYDFTNNAFLGDYAIDLSLNAADPSTSLTTFSSPLQVEEGEDGYYYTLRITNHLSNILNNDGDNVKLGLVAVPNINTVVSRSSQGVIAGSLNSAVRNSEELTRIPTGSVLTPEGTVLHGSNSADENRRLKLRIYYTNYN